The DNA region TATTTTTATTATCAGGACTAATCACTGCGCGTGTTTGTGCAAGGGTTGCATATAACAGCTCTACAGAGGCTCGGTTTCTACCTAAGTCTGCACTTTGCAGTATATCTTGGTGTTTAATGGATAGTGGGTTAGGGTTAACGCCTGCATTTGCAAGCAATGTTGCTTGTGCTGGCAAAACATAGCCTTGGCCAGCAAGCATAATACGTTTTGCTGGATTGCTATCCAGTAATTTATTGGCTTCTGCAATATCCTCATCAGGTAATCTATACGTGATGGTCACGCTACAGGTGTCATCAAGTTGTTTCACCTGGACTGATAAAAGCTTGTCCTCAATTGCATCTGTCATAGTGGCTACGTTGCGTGAAATTAAGTGCGCTTCTTCATTCGCTTTGAGTTGCAAAATTGCTTTGTCATCCAAGCAAGCATAGGCGTTACTGAATGAAACAATACTGATTATGGCAAAAACTAAGCGGTGAAATATTAGATTGCGCATCTTTTACCCTCATTAACATTTAAAATGTACTGGTCAATATGAGCTACGCTTAGTTGATAAGTTCTACTGTTAGCTAACTTTTGATGATGCCGTGTTAATGGCGATGACTGCCGGATGATTAGCGCGCCGTTCTACCGAGATGGCATAGAATCGTTCTACTACTTGGTTGGTTTCACCAATTTTAATCACATTATGTTGTGTGATGACCTCGTCCGCAATGATGGATGGGGCACAGAAAATACCAACACCAGCTTGCCCAAACGCACGCATGAGTGCGCTATCATCAAACTCACCGACGATTTGAGGTTGAATGCGTAGGGTATTTAGCCATGACATCAAACGTTTACGCACAGCGCTATCTTCACCAGGTACCAAGAGCGGTGCGTTACTTAAATGATGTGGAAATACCTGCTCATGGGGTTGCGCAAGGGAAGGCGCTGCGAAAAAGCTCAAGCCACACTCCAATAGTTCGTGACTGCGGCCCTTAATATCAATTTCACTAGGCATTGGTCTATCAGACAGCACTAAATCCAGACGGTGAATCGCCAACTCACCCAGTAAAGACTCTAATTTACCTTCACGGCAAATAATTTTAATGGGTTCTGCCAGCGACATAGCTGGTGCTAGCAAGCGATAAGCGATGGATTTAGGAACTGCATCTGAAATACCTACTCTAAATAGGCGAGAACGCTCTTTAGAGCCTGCGCGTAAAGTTTCTTCTAGGGCATTACCAGTTTGGAAAATATCCTCAGCATAAGTGAGTGCTAACTCTCCTGTTTCGGTAAGCTCAATGCCACGGCCCACTTTTCTAAATAATGATACACCGAGTGAGGCTTCGAGAATGGCTATCTGCCCACTGATGGTTTGTGGGGTTAAATGTAACTGCTTGCTGGCGCGAACGATGCTACCGGCTTTAGCCACAGCCCAAAAATAGTGGAATTGTTTGTAATTAATCATATAGACGAACAATAGCTCGTAAAAAACGATTAATCAATCAGAAATATTCTGCTTTTATTGAATATAGAAACAGACTAAAGTAGCAGCATTATCGTCATGCCTGATTTAACAGGTAACGGATTAAAGCGAAGGAGACCATATGAAACGTATTTTATATTTTCTAGCAACTAACTTAGCCATTGTGTTTGTGCTATCTATTACCATGCGCATTTTAGGGGTAGAGCCGTACTTGAATGCCAATGGCTTGGACTTGAGTAATTTATTAGTCTTTTCTGCCATTATGGGTTTTGGTGGTGCGTTTATCTCGCTAGCGATTTCTAAATGGAGCGCAAAACGTATGTCGGGCGCGGTGGTGATTGAAGAGCCACGTACAGCCACTGAAATATGGTTGGTAAAAACAGTGCGCGCACAAGCAGATGCGGTAGGTATTAAGATGCCTGAAGTCGCAATTTTTGATACGCCAGAGGTAAATGCTTTTGCAACCGGCATGACTAAAAATAGCTCATTAGTAGCGGTTTCTAGCGGCTTATTAAATGCCATGACCAAAGATGAAGCTGAAGCAGTATTGGCACATGAGATATCGCATATTGCTAATGGAGACATGGTGACATTGACGCTGATTCAAGGCGTTGTGAATACCTTTGTGATGTTTTTATCCCGCGTGATTGGCTATGTTGTGGATAAAGTCGTGTTTAAAACAGAGCGCGGTACAGGACCTGCCTTTTTTATTACGATGATGATTGCGCAATTTGTATTAGGTATTTTGGCATCTATGATTGTGATGTGGTTTTCACGCCAACGTGAGTTTAGGGCGGATGCGGGCGCGGCTAAATTATCAAGTAAAAACAAGATGATTGCAGCCTTGCAACGTTTGCAGGCACAGCATGAGCCATCAGCATTGCCTGAACAAATGGCTGCATTTGGTATATCTGGTAAAGGCGGGCTATCAAAATTATTTGCTAGCCACCCAGGGCTGGATGAGCGTATTGCAGCATTGCGTGAATCACAATAAGTATAAGCGGCTGCTTTAGCTAGCTAGCCGTTAGGGTAATGAGAGGCTGAGAGATATAAGCAATATTTCTCAGCCTTATTTATGTCAGGCGACGTTGTAGGATAACGAAACTGGCGGATGAGTAGGTATTAATAAGATTAGAGGCGTACATGAATGAACTGCAGTCGATAGGCACTTGGTGGATGTGGGGAGGTTTTGGCATATTTGTAGTCGCCATGCTGGCCATTGATATGTTTGCGTTAGGGCGCAAAGGCGCACATAAGGTAGGGGCGCGTGAGGCGCTTATTTGGTCGCTGGTATGGTTTATGTTGGCGATGGTGTTTGGTGCAGCGTTATGGGCGTGGTTGGACTATACAAGCGGAAGAGCGATAGCCGATGCCAGAGCGATGGAGTATCTCACAGGCTATTTACTAGAAAAAACACTGGCGATGGATAACATCTTTGTGTTTGTGATGATTTTTAGTTATTTTGCGGTGCCGTTGGAGTACCAAAAGCGTATATTGGTGTATGGCGTATTGGGTGCCATTATTTTGCGTGCCTTAATGATTCTGATTGGCGCGTGGCTGATTGCGCAGTTCCATTGGGTATTGTATGTGTTTGGGGCGTTCTTGCTGATTACTGGTATCAAGATGTTTGTGTTTGCTGATCATGAGCCGAATTTAGCGACTAACCCTTTGCTTAAATGGTTACGCCAACATATTCGTATTACGGATAAGTATCACGCTGATAAGTTTTGGATCACCGAGAACGGTGTGCGTTGGTTTACGCCTATGTTTTTGGTATTGGTGTTGATTGAGTTTTCAGATGTGATTTTTGCAATGGATAGTATCCCTGCTATTTTTGCGATTACCAATGATCCGTTTATTGTATTTACCTCAAATATTTTCGCTATTTTAGGCTTGCGTGCGCTGTACTTCTTATTAGCTGATATGGCAGAGCGCTTTCACTTGCTTAAATTTGGCTTGGCGTTAGTGTTGATATTTGTAGGCATAAAAATGCTGATAGTAGAGTGGTTCAAAATTCCAGTGGCAGTTTCATTAGGGGTAGTAGTGGCAGTGCTAGGTACAAGTATGTTGCTCAGTTTATTAGCGACAAGAAAAGTAAAGTCATAATTAAAAAGCCCGCTTTAAGCGGGCTTTTTAATGGGTGTTACCGAGTATAAATAATAGATTATTTAAATGACATACGTTTCATGGTGCCATCTTTATCAACGAACTTATGTTTTAGAGCGCCTGCAATATGAATGATGACAGCTAGTAGTAATAGGGCACCGACAATCTCATGTGCTTCTTTGAATATATCACGCATAGTGCTGTTATCTAAACCAGCGATGAAGTCCATACCAAACCACATCACACCGTATTTGCTGTTAACAGCCATAATCAGGCCTGTGACAGGCATTGCTACCATCAATAAATAAAGCAGGTGATGCATACCAGTGGCTAGCTTTTTCTCCCAAGCTTTGTAAGAGATGAGCATCGCAGGTGGGCGGTGCGTAATGCGCCACAACACACGAACCGCGATAAGCGCTAGTAATGTGATACCGATTGATTTATGTAAGTTAAAGTAAAAGGTTCTCGGGCTAGCTTCTTTAGCAAGCTCCCATGTATATATGCCTAAATCGAATAAATCAAAAGCCGATTGTTTTGCGGCCTCTTTAGGCAGCTCACTCATGTACCAACCTAGTGCAAACATACCAATAATAACAAGTGCGATCAGCCAGTGAAGAAAGACCGCGGTTTTTGTATAGCGTGTAGAAGCTTGATTCATAGTAATATCCTAGTGGCACTAAATTAACATTCAACTGTGACCATGGTCACAACGAATGATTGCATAAAACGTAGTTATTTTAATCGCTAACCCTAGCGCAAGGAATCATTCATGAAAATTTTAATGATAACCATGAGTTTGTTTTCAATGATTGGCTGTTCACATGCGCAAGTACAGCATGACAGCTTTGTGGTTGAGGCGGTGGCTGACGGTATTTATGTACATCATGGGGAGCATTTAGATATTGATACTGGGTATCAGGGTGATATCTGCAATATTAGCTTTATTGTTGGTAGTAAAGGCGTTGCTGTGATTGACACAGGCGGCAGCCTGAAAGTTGGCCAGCAATTACAGACGGCTATTCGTAAAGTCACGCCTTTGCCTGTGTTGTACGTGATTAATACGCATGTGCATCCTGACCATATTTACGGTAATGCTGCATTTTTACCCAAGAACCCTAGCGAGCCCAAGCCAGCCTTTGTCGGCCATGAGAAGTTGGGCAATGCGATGGAGGTGAGAAGTGAGCAATACACTAGGCTCAATGAGCGGTTTTTGCATGATGATGCAAAAGGCAGTGACTTGATTAAGCCGACACTGGCTGTTAAAACTACACTGGAGCTTGATTTAGGCGATAGAGTGCTGATATTAAATGCGCATCCATTGGCACATACCAATACCGATATTACGTTGCTTGATCGTAACACCGGTACTTTATTTGCGGGTGATTTATTGTTTATAGAGCGCACACCAGTGATTGAGGGTGATATTAAAGGCTTAATTGCAGAAATAATAAAATTAAAGGATAGCCCTGCAAAGCAGGTGGTGCCAGGGCATGGGCCTGTCACTAAAGATTGGCTGGTTGCATTTACAAATGCCGAGCGTTATTTGACCGTATTATTGAAAGATGTACGTGCAAGTATTCAGGCTAATGAAGGGATGGAAAAAGCAATGGATACAGCAGCTGCAAGTGAGCGTAATCACTGGAAACTGTTTGAAATTGCTAATCGACGCAATGTAAATACAATTTACCCTGTATTGGAATGGGAATAAAAAAAGCGGCAATTTCTGCCGCTTCTTGCTGTGTAACTTTAAGACCTAGGCTTACATTTAAGCTTTTTTCTTACAGTTATCTAAGCTACACGCTGTATTAGGGTTTACATATAGCAGTAATAAGCCACCAGCAATTGCTAGATACTGTAACACTGGTAACTTGAGTAATAGGGTTAGAGCGACGATATAAATAGCCATGAACAATGCAAATGCTTTGGTTTTATAACCTAGTAATAAAGCCAAGCCACCAACAAAGTTCACAAAAATAATCAGTGGGGCAAAAATGCCAGGCAAGCCTAAGCTACCCAAACCAGCTTGATATTGCTGATATCCATCAGGATTGCTGGTAAAACCAACAATCAGCGCTACGACTTGAAGTAAAAAGAGTTGCGCTAATAAAACGCGTGCTGCAGTTGCTAAGTATTTTTGCATATAAAACCTTAATCATTAATTAAAGACCAAGGTTGCATAATGCCTGTTACTGCAAACGCTCGCAAGGGGATAACAGTGCAAGATAGTTTCAATATTGAGAAAGTAAGATGGCAAACGCATGCGCAGCAATTAATCGCTGTGCGAGAGGCTGTGTTTATCGTTGAGCAGAAGGTACCTGTTGCATTAGAGTGGGATGGTTTAGATGAAACGGCTCAACATTTACTGGCATTGAGCTCAGCAGGAGTGGCTGTAGGCTGTGCAAGGCTGCTGGGGGATGGTAGTGTTGGACGTATGGCTGTAATAAAGCTTTGGCGTGGCCTAGGTGTGGGTGCGGCGTTATTAAATTCGGCTATTGCTTATTATCGGCAGCAAGGGATAGATGTGGTCACACTCTCAGCCCAAGTGCATGCAATCGCGTTTTATGAGAGATTTGGATTTAAGGTATGTAGCGAAGTTTACGTCGATGCGGGTATTTTACATCGGGATATGCAACGCATCGACGCGTAGGCGATTAGGGTAAATTTTAGATATTAAAAAAAGCCTAATCAGTACTGAGTAGGCTTTTTATCAAATCAAGTTATCTCGTCAAGCTTAGTTCATTAAGGTTGACGAGAGTCTAAGGCGAATTACTTGTTCATTACGTACATTGTAACTTCGAAGCCGAAACGCATTTCAGTCGCTGCTGGTGTTGTCCACATAATAATTCTCCTTTAGTTTTATTTACATCAAATTGATGTCGTACTTGTATGATTCACATCATACTCATCGGTTTCAATTCACACGTATGTACTTTAATGAATGCGAGCTCATGATTTTACTTAACTTAAAGGGTGGTGAGTAATTTGTGCATTGTAGTGGGGTGCCCGTATCAAATGTATGTAGTATTTCTGAGTAACAGTCAGGATATTCAGTTGTTGGTATCAAAAATGCTTTTAATTTCATAAAAATCAACAACTCAACGCGCTATACTGATTGCTATTGGGAGAATCTATGGGTTTAGATGTACGTACCATCATGGTGATGTTTGCCATGTTGTCTTTTATGTTTTTCTGCTTATTTGAGTTGGCAGGGTTGCGCGTAGGCCGTATTCGTGGCGTAAGGCAGTGGGCAGTCGCAAATTTATGTATCGGTCTAGGTTTTAGTTTAGCTTATTTTTTTGGGCGCACCACACCCGGACATGACTGGGCAGTGGTGTTTGGTGTGACGTTAATTGCAACGGGTGCTTGCCTGCAGTTAACGGGGATTCAGGCGTTTAAAGAGCAGCCAACTTATTGGCGGCTAGTGGTGTTATTTATTGGCATTATTTTTTGCCAGAGTGTTTGGTTTAATGTCATTCACCCAGATTTTCATGTACGTGCTAGTGTAAATTCTTTCTTATTTTTCTTTATTTATGCGGCTTGTACCCGTGTGCTCTTGGTAAAAACAGAAGCTTCATTGAGAGTGTCATACTGGTTTACGGGGGCGTCATTTGCGATGCTGGCCGTGCTACTGGTTGCGCGTGGTGTCGTTATTATGCGTTCACCAGATGAATCTATTGGCTTGCACGTTAATACGGCCATTAATACCCTGCCATTTATCATCTGTTGTTTATTGCAATTTTGCATCGCATTTGGTTTGCTATTGATGCTAAACCATAGGCTGATTGCCGATGTATACCAAGTGGCATCGCGTGATGCACTGACTGGCACTTTGAATCGACGTCGCATTGAAGAAGATGCCTTGCGCCTGAGGGCGCGCTGCATGCGTACTGGCGAGTCATTAGCGATTATGATGATCGATATTGATTTCTTTAAGTCTATTAATGATCGTTATGGACATCCTGCCGGTGATAAGGTGCTTTGCTGTTTGGCTGAAATTGCTCAAAAATCGATTAGACCAGATGATTATTTTGCACGTTATGGTGGTGAAGAGTTTTGCATGTTGCTAACCGCTACGACAGAAAATGAAGCATTGGAGTTGGCGGAGCGCCTACGTTTGGCTTTTGCACAGTTTACGTTAGCACTGGGGAAAGAGCGTCTTAATGTGACGGTGAGTATAGGTGTTGCAGACTCGCGTGATATTGGCTTGGAGTTTGCAGACCTTGTGAAAGCGGCGGACCAGGCGCTGTATCGCGCCAAGCAAAACGGCCGTAATCAGGTGGTTGCTTACTCAAGTATGCGTGTTGATGATACGTTTTAACCTAGGGAACACGGAATAAGTGGCCATGTAGGCGAATTGCTTCGTTCTTGGCTCATTCTGTCTAGGTTTCTCCGTTCCGTGCGCCTCGCACTTCATCCCGCTCGCTCACTTGTTCCGTGTTCCCTAGGAAGATAATCCTAAGGTTCGCAAGTTAGCTACGCGTCCGTGGTAAAGCGCGGAAACTAAATCAGACTGTGTCACCATGCCGACCAAGCGGCGCTCATCGTCAACCACGGGAATATGATGGTGGACCTTAGTTTGCGACATCAGTGGAATCAGTTCAATAATATGCATATTGATGGATGCCGTGACGGCTGGCGAGGTCAT from Methylotenera sp. L2L1 includes:
- the nhaR gene encoding transcriptional activator NhaR, translating into MINYKQFHYFWAVAKAGSIVRASKQLHLTPQTISGQIAILEASLGVSLFRKVGRGIELTETGELALTYAEDIFQTGNALEETLRAGSKERSRLFRVGISDAVPKSIAYRLLAPAMSLAEPIKIICREGKLESLLGELAIHRLDLVLSDRPMPSEIDIKGRSHELLECGLSFFAAPSLAQPHEQVFPHHLSNAPLLVPGEDSAVRKRLMSWLNTLRIQPQIVGEFDDSALMRAFGQAGVGIFCAPSIIADEVITQHNVIKIGETNQVVERFYAISVERRANHPAVIAINTASSKVS
- the htpX gene encoding protease HtpX; translation: MKRILYFLATNLAIVFVLSITMRILGVEPYLNANGLDLSNLLVFSAIMGFGGAFISLAISKWSAKRMSGAVVIEEPRTATEIWLVKTVRAQADAVGIKMPEVAIFDTPEVNAFATGMTKNSSLVAVSSGLLNAMTKDEAEAVLAHEISHIANGDMVTLTLIQGVVNTFVMFLSRVIGYVVDKVVFKTERGTGPAFFITMMIAQFVLGILASMIVMWFSRQREFRADAGAAKLSSKNKMIAALQRLQAQHEPSALPEQMAAFGISGKGGLSKLFASHPGLDERIAALRESQ
- a CDS encoding TerC family protein: MNELQSIGTWWMWGGFGIFVVAMLAIDMFALGRKGAHKVGAREALIWSLVWFMLAMVFGAALWAWLDYTSGRAIADARAMEYLTGYLLEKTLAMDNIFVFVMIFSYFAVPLEYQKRILVYGVLGAIILRALMILIGAWLIAQFHWVLYVFGAFLLITGIKMFVFADHEPNLATNPLLKWLRQHIRITDKYHADKFWITENGVRWFTPMFLVLVLIEFSDVIFAMDSIPAIFAITNDPFIVFTSNIFAILGLRALYFLLADMAERFHLLKFGLALVLIFVGIKMLIVEWFKIPVAVSLGVVVAVLGTSMLLSLLATRKVKS
- a CDS encoding cytochrome b, translated to MNQASTRYTKTAVFLHWLIALVIIGMFALGWYMSELPKEAAKQSAFDLFDLGIYTWELAKEASPRTFYFNLHKSIGITLLALIAVRVLWRITHRPPAMLISYKAWEKKLATGMHHLLYLLMVAMPVTGLIMAVNSKYGVMWFGMDFIAGLDNSTMRDIFKEAHEIVGALLLLAVIIHIAGALKHKFVDKDGTMKRMSFK
- a CDS encoding quinoprotein relay system zinc metallohydrolase 2 is translated as MKILMITMSLFSMIGCSHAQVQHDSFVVEAVADGIYVHHGEHLDIDTGYQGDICNISFIVGSKGVAVIDTGGSLKVGQQLQTAIRKVTPLPVLYVINTHVHPDHIYGNAAFLPKNPSEPKPAFVGHEKLGNAMEVRSEQYTRLNERFLHDDAKGSDLIKPTLAVKTTLELDLGDRVLILNAHPLAHTNTDITLLDRNTGTLFAGDLLFIERTPVIEGDIKGLIAEIIKLKDSPAKQVVPGHGPVTKDWLVAFTNAERYLTVLLKDVRASIQANEGMEKAMDTAAASERNHWKLFEIANRRNVNTIYPVLEWE
- a CDS encoding DoxX family protein, whose product is MQKYLATAARVLLAQLFLLQVVALIVGFTSNPDGYQQYQAGLGSLGLPGIFAPLIIFVNFVGGLALLLGYKTKAFALFMAIYIVALTLLLKLPVLQYLAIAGGLLLLYVNPNTACSLDNCKKKA
- a CDS encoding GNAT family N-acetyltransferase — encoded protein: MPVTANARKGITVQDSFNIEKVRWQTHAQQLIAVREAVFIVEQKVPVALEWDGLDETAQHLLALSSAGVAVGCARLLGDGSVGRMAVIKLWRGLGVGAALLNSAIAYYRQQGIDVVTLSAQVHAIAFYERFGFKVCSEVYVDAGILHRDMQRIDA
- the pqqA gene encoding pyrroloquinoline quinone precursor peptide PqqA, which gives rise to MWTTPAATEMRFGFEVTMYVMNK
- a CDS encoding GGDEF domain-containing protein is translated as MGLDVRTIMVMFAMLSFMFFCLFELAGLRVGRIRGVRQWAVANLCIGLGFSLAYFFGRTTPGHDWAVVFGVTLIATGACLQLTGIQAFKEQPTYWRLVVLFIGIIFCQSVWFNVIHPDFHVRASVNSFLFFFIYAACTRVLLVKTEASLRVSYWFTGASFAMLAVLLVARGVVIMRSPDESIGLHVNTAINTLPFIICCLLQFCIAFGLLLMLNHRLIADVYQVASRDALTGTLNRRRIEEDALRLRARCMRTGESLAIMMIDIDFFKSINDRYGHPAGDKVLCCLAEIAQKSIRPDDYFARYGGEEFCMLLTATTENEALELAERLRLAFAQFTLALGKERLNVTVSIGVADSRDIGLEFADLVKAADQALYRAKQNGRNQVVAYSSMRVDDTF